One part of the Rickettsia akari str. Hartford genome encodes these proteins:
- the ccmA gene encoding heme ABC exporter ATP-binding protein CcmA codes for MLSLHQLQFNIEQRNLFDLCITFLPSSITYIKGANGCGKSSLLRMIAGIMQPSNGNIYYKNSNINNIHKPYCTYIGHNLGLKLEMTVFENLKFWSEIYNSAETIYAAIHYFKLQDLLDEKCYSLSSGIQKVIAVSRLIACQSDLWLLDEVETNLSKENRDLLNNLIVMKANSGGIVLLSSHLESSIKSAQTLQLDSLVDFFPNLQW; via the coding sequence ATGCTATCACTTCATCAATTACAATTTAATATAGAACAAAGAAATTTATTTGATCTATGTATCACTTTTCTTCCTTCTTCTATCACCTATATAAAAGGAGCTAATGGTTGTGGTAAAAGCTCACTACTGCGAATGATAGCAGGAATTATGCAACCAAGTAATGGTAATATCTACTATAAAAATAGTAATATTAACAATATCCATAAACCTTACTGCACTTATATCGGTCATAATTTAGGTCTAAAACTCGAAATGACTGTTTTTGAAAATCTAAAATTTTGGTCGGAAATTTATAATTCTGCCGAAACTATATACGCCGCTATTCATTACTTCAAATTACAAGATTTATTAGATGAAAAATGCTATAGTTTGTCTAGTGGGATACAGAAAGTCATAGCCGTATCAAGGCTTATTGCTTGCCAATCTGACTTATGGCTACTTGATGAAGTTGAAACTAACTTAAGTAAAGAAAATAGGGATTTATTAAATAATCTAATTGTCATGAAAGCAAATAGCGGCGGTATTGTTCTTCTATCATCTCATCTAGAAAGTTCTATAAAATCTGCACAGACATTACAACTTGATTCATTAGTAGACTTCTTTCCTAACTTGCAATGGTAA
- the nuoI gene encoding NADH-quinone oxidoreductase subunit NuoI produces MINYLKSFFLYEIIRGMSLTLKYFFKPKVTINYPYEKSHVSPRFKGEHALRRYESGEERCIACKLCEAICPAQAIVIEADEREDGSRRTTRYDIDMTKCIYCGLCQEACPVDAIVEGPNFEFASLTHAALIYDKERLLQNGDRWEQALASKLHKDYEYR; encoded by the coding sequence ATGATAAACTATTTAAAATCATTTTTTCTATATGAGATAATAAGGGGAATGTCTTTGACCTTAAAGTATTTCTTTAAGCCCAAAGTTACCATAAATTATCCTTATGAAAAAAGCCATGTTAGCCCTAGATTTAAGGGTGAGCATGCACTGCGTCGCTATGAAAGCGGGGAAGAGCGTTGTATTGCTTGTAAGCTTTGCGAGGCGATTTGTCCGGCACAAGCAATAGTAATTGAAGCGGACGAACGAGAAGACGGCAGTAGGCGTACAACACGTTATGATATAGACATGACAAAATGCATTTATTGTGGGTTGTGTCAAGAAGCTTGCCCAGTAGATGCGATAGTTGAAGGTCCTAATTTTGAGTTTGCAAGCCTAACTCATGCCGCACTTATTTATGATAAAGAAAGATTACTGCAAAACGGCGATAGATGGGAGCAGGCACTCGCTAGTAAGCTACATAAGGATTATGAGTATAGGTAA
- the nuoH gene encoding NADH-quinone oxidoreductase subunit NuoH produces the protein MTDFFFEYIFPLIIIALKVVAITIPLILCVAYLTYAERRVIGLMQLRCGPNVVGPFGLLQPIADAVKLLFKEPIIPINADKILFILAPMITFILSLIGWAVIPFSKGVVLADINVGVLYILAISSLSVYGIIIAGWASNSKYAFLGAIRSSAQMISYEVSMGFVIITVLLTTGTLNLSGIIEAQRTMPWWIDLMLLPMGIVFFISVLAETNRLPFDLPEAESELVAGYNVEYSSMGFALFFLGEYANMILVSAMTTTFFLGGYLPPFNISWLDCIPGFFWFVFKVGFLLFCFLWIRATLPRYRYDQLMRLGWKVFLPLTLFWVVLVSSVLFYTDNLPNV, from the coding sequence ATGACAGACTTCTTTTTTGAATATATTTTTCCGTTAATTATCATCGCTCTAAAGGTGGTGGCGATCACTATCCCTTTAATTTTATGTGTTGCGTATTTAACATATGCAGAACGTCGTGTTATTGGATTAATGCAGTTACGATGTGGACCGAATGTTGTGGGTCCATTTGGATTACTTCAGCCTATTGCTGATGCGGTTAAGCTTTTATTCAAAGAACCGATAATTCCAATCAATGCCGATAAAATATTATTTATTTTAGCACCGATGATAACTTTTATATTAAGTTTAATCGGTTGGGCAGTTATACCGTTTTCAAAGGGCGTAGTTCTTGCAGATATTAATGTCGGTGTTTTATATATTCTTGCTATATCCTCTTTAAGCGTTTACGGCATTATTATTGCTGGTTGGGCTAGTAACTCAAAATATGCATTTCTTGGTGCTATACGTTCCTCGGCCCAAATGATTTCTTATGAAGTATCCATGGGATTCGTTATTATTACTGTGTTACTTACTACCGGTACTCTCAATTTAAGTGGGATTATTGAAGCACAAAGAACAATGCCGTGGTGGATTGATTTAATGCTACTACCTATGGGCATCGTGTTCTTTATCTCGGTACTTGCCGAAACAAATAGGTTACCTTTTGATTTACCTGAAGCAGAATCGGAATTAGTCGCAGGCTATAATGTTGAATATTCCTCTATGGGATTTGCTTTATTCTTCCTAGGTGAGTATGCTAATATGATATTAGTGAGTGCAATGACTACCACTTTCTTTTTAGGAGGTTATTTACCGCCCTTTAATATATCATGGTTAGATTGTATTCCAGGATTCTTTTGGTTTGTATTTAAGGTTGGGTTCTTATTGTTCTGCTTTTTATGGATTAGAGCGACGTTGCCAAGATATCGCTATGATCAATTAATGCGACTCGGCTGGAAAGTGTTTTTACCTCTAACTTTATTTTGGGTGGTGTTAGTGTCAAGTGTACTTTTTTACACTGATAATTTGCCGAATGTTTGA
- the nuoG gene encoding NADH-quinone oxidoreductase subunit NuoG has translation MIKLNVDGFEIEISEGSTVYQACTQAGKKIPHFCYHERLKIAGNCRMCLVEMEKSPKPIASCAMPVSNGMVIHTDTPMVKKAREGVMEFLLINHPLDCPICDQGGECDLQDQAFRYGKGTNRFHENKRSIKDKYMGPLIKTAMTRCIQCTRCIRFANDIAGIEEMGAIHRGEHMEVTSYLEQTLDSEISGNMIDICPVGALNSKPYAFKARKWELKHTASIGVHDAEGSNIRIDSRGDEVMRILPRINEEINEEWISDKNRFSYDGLKYQRLDRPYIRKNGKLVEASWIEALKTIADKIKSVKPEKIAAIAGSLASVEAMFMLKTLMQKLGCNNYSVNQFNYKIDTTQRGNYLFNTTIVGVKKADLCLLIGANPRQIAPVLNSRIGQKVRAGSLKVARIGEGHNQTYRIQDLGSDIKIIEELAIGAHEFTKALKAVKYPMIIVGDGVYARDDGYAILSLIHKIVAEYNIMRDDWNGFNILYNHASIVGGLDVGLNNPIKLDELELAYLLGADAVSFDKLKSAFIVYQGHHGDSGAANADVILPAAAYTEQSGIYVNLEGRPQIAEKAVSLVGTAKEDIEIIKELAGYLKLDIGMRDLQEVRAKLAKEYKIFANIDKIVESKFAKFSSQDKLSKEPITMEPSNYYMTDVISKNSVTMAKCVEAKEARSREVA, from the coding sequence ATGATAAAACTGAACGTAGACGGTTTTGAAATAGAAATATCAGAAGGTAGCACCGTTTATCAGGCATGTACACAAGCAGGTAAAAAAATTCCTCATTTTTGTTATCATGAGCGTTTAAAAATCGCCGGTAATTGCCGTATGTGTTTGGTTGAAATGGAAAAATCACCAAAGCCTATAGCTTCTTGTGCAATGCCGGTAAGTAACGGTATGGTTATTCACACTGATACACCTATGGTAAAAAAAGCACGTGAAGGGGTGATGGAGTTTTTACTTATTAACCATCCTTTAGATTGCCCTATTTGTGACCAAGGAGGTGAGTGTGATTTGCAGGATCAGGCTTTTAGATACGGCAAAGGTACTAATAGATTCCATGAAAATAAGAGATCTATTAAAGATAAATATATGGGACCTCTGATTAAAACAGCGATGACTAGATGTATACAATGCACAAGATGTATTAGATTTGCAAATGATATAGCCGGAATAGAAGAAATGGGCGCTATCCATCGTGGCGAGCATATGGAGGTAACTTCATATTTAGAGCAAACACTCGATTCTGAAATTTCCGGTAATATGATAGATATTTGTCCGGTTGGTGCTTTAAATTCCAAACCTTATGCATTTAAAGCTCGTAAATGGGAACTAAAACATACTGCTAGCATTGGCGTACATGATGCCGAAGGTTCCAATATTCGTATAGATAGTAGAGGCGATGAGGTAATGAGAATATTGCCTCGTATTAATGAAGAAATAAATGAGGAATGGATTTCTGATAAAAACCGTTTTAGTTATGACGGTTTGAAATATCAGCGTTTAGATCGTCCTTATATCAGAAAAAACGGTAAGTTAGTAGAGGCTAGTTGGATTGAAGCCTTAAAGACGATAGCGGATAAAATTAAATCCGTAAAACCGGAGAAAATTGCTGCTATTGCAGGTTCTCTTGCTTCTGTTGAAGCAATGTTTATGCTGAAAACATTAATGCAAAAGCTTGGCTGTAATAATTATAGTGTTAATCAGTTTAACTATAAAATAGATACTACGCAGCGAGGAAACTACTTATTTAATACAACTATTGTCGGCGTCAAAAAGGCTGATTTATGTTTACTAATCGGAGCAAATCCAAGGCAGATAGCTCCGGTGTTAAATAGCCGAATAGGACAAAAAGTGCGTGCCGGTTCATTAAAAGTAGCAAGAATAGGTGAAGGACATAACCAAACTTATAGAATTCAGGATCTAGGAAGTGATATTAAGATTATTGAGGAGCTAGCTATTGGTGCTCATGAGTTTACGAAAGCTTTAAAAGCAGTAAAATATCCGATGATTATAGTAGGTGATGGCGTATATGCAAGAGATGACGGATATGCTATATTGTCGCTTATCCATAAGATAGTGGCTGAATATAATATTATGCGTGATGATTGGAATGGCTTTAATATATTGTATAATCATGCTTCGATAGTTGGCGGTCTTGACGTTGGTTTGAATAATCCTATTAAGCTTGATGAACTGGAACTCGCTTATCTGCTTGGAGCGGACGCCGTCTCATTTGATAAGCTGAAATCGGCTTTTATAGTATATCAAGGACATCATGGGGATTCAGGTGCTGCAAATGCTGATGTAATTTTACCTGCTGCTGCTTATACAGAGCAGAGCGGAATTTACGTAAATTTAGAAGGAAGACCGCAAATAGCAGAAAAAGCAGTATCGCTTGTAGGAACAGCTAAAGAAGATATAGAAATTATTAAAGAGCTTGCCGGTTATCTGAAACTAGATATCGGAATGCGTGATTTACAAGAAGTAAGAGCCAAACTTGCTAAAGAATATAAGATATTTGCTAATATTGATAAAATTGTAGAGAGTAAATTTGCTAAATTTAGCTCTCAAGATAAGTTATCAAAAGAGCCTATAACTATGGAGCCTAGTAATTATTACATGACTGACGTAATTAGCAAAAACTCGGTCACTATGGCTAAGTGCGTAGAGGCTAAGGAAGCAAGAAGTAGGGAGGTAGCATAA
- a CDS encoding DUF4870 family protein — protein MDKHLKEYTESGKKNLIVVYILYLCGIVAPILPLIGVFFAYLNKDKGDNFATSHYVLLFRTFCLGVLGWIVCFIFTFIIIGVVLYFALAVWYVLRVAIGFKYMIEDQTYPNPMTYWIK, from the coding sequence ATGGACAAGCATCTTAAAGAATATACCGAGAGTGGTAAGAAGAACCTAATTGTGGTATATATATTATATCTATGTGGGATAGTAGCACCGATATTACCGTTAATTGGAGTATTTTTTGCATATCTCAATAAAGATAAAGGTGACAACTTTGCTACTAGTCATTATGTGTTGTTATTTCGTACTTTTTGCCTTGGGGTATTGGGGTGGATTGTATGTTTCATATTTACGTTTATCATTATTGGAGTAGTACTATATTTTGCACTCGCTGTTTGGTATGTACTGCGTGTCGCCATAGGTTTTAAATATATGATAGAGGATCAGACATACCCAAACCCTATGACTTATTGGATAAAATAA
- the acnA gene encoding aconitate hydratase AcnA, protein MSKVHNSEYIKELSVDNSLYKIYDINKAVSDIELPLKKLPYSLRILCENVLRTSGNKESLLVFKEWLNTKKSDAEIDFMPARVLMQDFTGVPAIVDLAAMRDAMTKIGGDPLKINPLIPVDLIIDHSVSVDSYAAKDSFDQNVQMEMKRNIERYAFLKWGQQAFNNFKVVPPGTGICHQVNLEYLAKVVWHQDGLAYPDSLVGTDSHTTMVNGLSVIGWGVGGIEAEAAMLGQPLTMILPEVIGVKLTGKLTGISTATDLVLTITEMLRKKKVVGKFVEFFGEGLKNLTIADRATISNMSPEYGATCGFFPIDQETIKYLELTGREKAQIKLVEKYATEQNLWYDFEHEAEYSEILELDLSTVHSSFAGPRRPQDRVNLTDVASSFKHELPNFGIESKGIDKKYAVANQNYEIGHGDVVIAAITSCTNTSNPSVMIGAALLAKKALAHGLKVKPWVKTSLAPGSKVVTEYLKLSGLDKYLDELGFNLVGYGCTTCIGNSGPLNPEIEETINKHGLVIASVLSGNRNFEGRINPLTKASYLGSPILVVAYALSGTLNIDLNRQPIGKNIYLKDIWPSKEEIDEVIANSINSSMFIEKYSDIFSGTKEWQSLEVTNSATYNWSKNSTYINNPPYFEDIGSKNSIKDIKSAKILAIFGDSITTDHISPAGSISKTSPAAKYLTDYHIEPRDFNSYGSRRGNHEVMMRGTFANTRIKNEMCKVVEGGFTINQLSSTQQTIYDAAMDYKANDVPVVIFAGKEYGSGSSRDWAAKGPQLLGVKAVIAESFERIHRSNLVGMGILPLTFTGNNTRLDLKLDGSETIDIIGLSEQIKPYNPVKCVIKKQTGETRTIDLILQIFTDNEINYIRHGSIMHFVVESLKK, encoded by the coding sequence ATGTCAAAAGTGCATAATTCAGAATATATAAAAGAGTTATCAGTCGATAATAGTTTATACAAAATTTATGATATAAATAAAGCGGTAAGCGATATCGAACTTCCTTTAAAAAAGCTACCATACAGTTTAAGAATATTATGTGAAAACGTGCTACGTACCAGTGGTAATAAAGAAAGCTTACTTGTATTTAAAGAATGGCTGAACACTAAAAAATCCGATGCAGAAATAGATTTTATGCCGGCAAGAGTTTTGATGCAGGATTTTACCGGTGTGCCTGCTATTGTAGACTTGGCTGCTATGCGTGATGCGATGACGAAAATAGGAGGCGATCCGTTAAAAATTAATCCGCTTATTCCTGTTGATTTGATAATAGATCATTCAGTAAGCGTTGATTCTTATGCAGCTAAGGATTCATTCGATCAAAACGTGCAAATGGAAATGAAACGTAATATAGAGCGTTATGCATTTCTTAAATGGGGGCAGCAGGCATTTAATAATTTTAAAGTAGTGCCGCCTGGTACGGGTATTTGTCATCAGGTAAATTTAGAATATTTAGCAAAAGTCGTGTGGCATCAAGACGGACTTGCTTATCCTGATAGTTTAGTTGGAACTGATAGCCATACAACTATGGTAAATGGACTATCGGTAATTGGTTGGGGAGTTGGGGGAATAGAAGCAGAAGCTGCAATGCTCGGTCAGCCGCTTACTATGATTTTGCCGGAAGTAATCGGAGTGAAACTAACAGGAAAATTAACAGGTATATCTACAGCAACCGATTTAGTTTTAACCATTACTGAGATGTTGCGGAAAAAGAAAGTAGTAGGTAAGTTTGTTGAGTTTTTCGGTGAGGGCTTGAAAAACCTCACGATTGCCGACCGTGCTACTATTTCTAATATGTCGCCTGAATATGGTGCTACTTGTGGCTTTTTCCCGATTGATCAAGAAACGATAAAATATCTAGAGCTAACGGGTAGAGAAAAAGCACAAATCAAATTAGTAGAGAAATATGCAACCGAGCAGAATCTTTGGTATGATTTTGAGCATGAGGCAGAATATAGCGAAATTTTAGAGCTGGATTTATCTACGGTACATAGCTCGTTTGCTGGGCCAAGACGTCCGCAAGATAGGGTAAATTTAACCGATGTAGCAAGTAGTTTTAAACATGAATTGCCGAATTTCGGTATAGAAAGTAAAGGTATTGATAAAAAATATGCTGTAGCAAATCAGAATTACGAAATCGGTCACGGTGATGTGGTCATTGCAGCGATCACTAGTTGTACTAATACTTCAAATCCTAGCGTGATGATTGGTGCAGCACTTCTTGCCAAAAAAGCACTAGCACATGGGTTAAAGGTAAAGCCTTGGGTTAAAACTTCTCTTGCTCCTGGATCAAAAGTCGTAACGGAATATTTGAAGCTTAGCGGTCTTGATAAATATTTAGATGAGCTAGGGTTTAATCTAGTAGGTTATGGCTGCACTACTTGCATCGGTAATTCTGGTCCTTTAAATCCGGAAATAGAGGAAACTATCAATAAACACGGGTTAGTTATTGCTTCCGTTTTATCGGGTAATAGGAACTTTGAAGGGCGAATTAATCCCCTTACTAAAGCGAGCTATCTCGGATCTCCTATTTTAGTCGTAGCATATGCACTTAGCGGCACTCTTAATATAGATTTAAATAGACAACCAATAGGAAAAAATATTTATTTGAAAGATATTTGGCCAAGTAAAGAAGAGATAGATGAAGTTATTGCAAATTCAATTAATTCCTCTATGTTTATAGAAAAATATTCCGATATATTTAGTGGAACAAAAGAGTGGCAAAGTCTAGAGGTTACTAATAGTGCTACTTATAACTGGAGTAAGAATAGTACCTATATTAATAATCCGCCTTATTTTGAGGATATAGGCAGCAAGAATAGTATAAAAGATATAAAATCTGCGAAAATTCTAGCAATTTTCGGTGATTCTATTACTACCGATCATATTTCGCCGGCAGGAAGTATTAGTAAAACCAGCCCTGCTGCTAAATATTTAACGGACTATCATATAGAGCCTCGAGATTTCAACTCTTACGGATCACGTAGAGGAAATCATGAAGTGATGATGCGTGGCACATTTGCTAATACACGTATAAAAAACGAAATGTGTAAGGTAGTAGAAGGTGGCTTTACCATAAACCAATTAAGTAGTACGCAGCAAACTATTTACGATGCGGCTATGGACTATAAAGCTAATGATGTACCGGTAGTAATTTTTGCCGGTAAAGAATATGGTAGCGGTTCGTCTAGAGATTGGGCGGCAAAAGGTCCGCAACTGCTTGGCGTAAAGGCAGTGATTGCCGAGAGCTTTGAGCGAATACATCGTTCAAATTTAGTTGGTATGGGTATTTTACCGCTAACTTTTACGGGCAATAATACAAGATTAGATTTAAAGTTAGACGGTTCAGAAACTATTGATATCATAGGCTTAAGTGAACAAATAAAGCCTTATAATCCTGTTAAATGCGTGATAAAAAAACAAACTGGCGAAACAAGAACAATCGATTTAATATTGCAAATATTTACGGATAATGAGATAAATTATATACGGCACGGCAGTATTATGCATTTTGTGGTAGAGAGTTTGAAAAAATAA
- a CDS encoding F0F1 ATP synthase subunit epsilon produces the protein MNETILVKIITPLSIALERQAKMVTIPGEDGMFGVLSNHATMIVSLKAGLVQVYIDDIYNPQITYLVSSGVTEVTGSYVNIATETAINVTNLSEAEIATKLQGLQKPLSEQH, from the coding sequence ATGAACGAAACAATTTTAGTCAAAATAATTACTCCTTTAAGTATTGCATTGGAAAGGCAAGCTAAAATGGTAACAATACCGGGTGAGGATGGTATGTTTGGTGTGCTATCGAATCACGCTACGATGATCGTTAGTTTAAAAGCCGGTTTAGTACAGGTTTATATAGATGATATATACAACCCACAAATTACTTATCTTGTGTCCAGCGGTGTAACCGAAGTAACGGGCAGTTATGTTAACATAGCCACAGAAACGGCTATTAACGTTACGAATTTAAGTGAAGCCGAGATAGCAACCAAGCTTCAGGGGCTTCAAAAACCTTTATCAGAACAACATTAA
- the atpD gene encoding F0F1 ATP synthase subunit beta gives MTKNIGKITQIISAVVDVKFTNNGELPEILNALECYNDKQRIVLEVAQHIGDDTVRCIAMDSTEGLVRGVEVMDTGSPICIPVGTETLGRIMNVVGEPIDGKGDIKSSNISAIYKSAPDFTNQSTERNILVTGIKVVDLLAPYIKGGKIGLFGGAGVGKTVLIMELINNVAKAHGGYTVFAGVGERTREGNDLYHEMIDSGVIDLEKPENSKVALVYGQMNAPPGARARVALSGLTIAESFRDMNGGQDVLFFVDNIFRFTQAGSEVSALLGRIPSAVGYQPTLATDMGELQERITSTKHGSITSVQAIYVPADDLTDPAPATSFAHLDATTVLSRQIAEFGIYPAVDPLDSNSQVLDPMIVGEEHYSVARQVQQVLQTYKSLQDIIAILGMDELSEEDKLTVSRARKIQRFLSQPFHVAEVFTGSEGKFVNLADTIAGFKGLVEGKYDDLPEAAFYMVGTIDEAIEKAKILK, from the coding sequence ATGACAAAAAATATCGGTAAAATTACTCAGATTATTTCAGCGGTGGTGGATGTAAAATTTACGAATAACGGTGAGTTACCGGAAATTTTAAATGCTCTAGAGTGCTATAACGATAAACAAAGGATAGTGCTGGAAGTAGCCCAACATATAGGTGATGATACGGTGCGTTGTATTGCTATGGATTCTACTGAAGGATTAGTGCGGGGTGTAGAAGTAATGGATACCGGTAGTCCTATTTGTATTCCTGTAGGTACTGAGACGCTTGGGCGTATTATGAATGTTGTAGGTGAGCCGATTGATGGTAAAGGAGACATTAAAAGCTCAAATATTTCTGCTATATATAAGTCTGCTCCTGATTTTACCAATCAGTCAACCGAGCGTAATATATTAGTAACCGGTATTAAAGTTGTTGATTTACTTGCTCCTTACATTAAAGGCGGTAAGATAGGATTATTCGGCGGTGCAGGTGTAGGTAAAACCGTGTTAATTATGGAGCTTATTAATAACGTAGCTAAGGCACATGGAGGTTATACGGTATTTGCAGGAGTCGGTGAGAGAACTAGAGAGGGTAATGATCTTTACCATGAAATGATTGACTCGGGTGTGATTGACCTTGAGAAACCGGAAAATTCAAAAGTAGCTCTTGTTTATGGACAAATGAACGCGCCGCCTGGAGCAAGGGCAAGAGTTGCGTTAAGCGGTCTGACCATTGCGGAAAGTTTTAGAGATATGAATGGGGGGCAAGATGTTTTGTTTTTCGTGGATAATATTTTCCGTTTCACTCAAGCAGGTTCTGAAGTATCGGCGCTGCTTGGTAGGATTCCGTCAGCGGTAGGGTATCAGCCTACTCTTGCTACCGATATGGGAGAACTACAAGAGCGTATCACCTCTACTAAGCACGGCTCAATAACTTCAGTGCAGGCTATATATGTACCGGCGGATGATTTAACTGATCCTGCTCCTGCTACTTCTTTCGCGCATCTCGATGCTACAACGGTACTTAGCCGTCAGATAGCCGAGTTTGGAATTTATCCAGCAGTTGACCCGTTAGATAGTAATTCTCAGGTACTTGACCCGATGATTGTCGGTGAGGAGCATTATAGCGTAGCAAGACAAGTACAGCAGGTTTTACAAACTTATAAATCGTTGCAGGATATCATTGCTATTTTAGGTATGGATGAGTTGTCCGAAGAAGATAAACTAACCGTGTCGCGTGCTAGAAAAATACAGCGTTTCTTATCACAGCCTTTTCATGTCGCCGAAGTATTTACCGGATCTGAAGGCAAATTTGTTAATCTAGCTGATACTATCGCAGGTTTTAAAGGATTGGTAGAGGGTAAATATGATGATTTACCGGAAGCTGCTTTTTATATGGTCGGAACTATAGACGAGGCTATTGAGAAAGCAAAGATTTTGAAGTAA
- the atpG gene encoding ATP synthase F1 subunit gamma: MSHLKQLRTRIKSVKSTQKITKAMQLVSASKMAKIKSQIAKSNFYIEAISKMMSDIVSIDMYELSIEEQKFFNTIPNKATLLIVMTSQRGLCGTFNYSIIKQVKYDIKELENKGEQIKLIIIGKKGYEALKMQYASYIDSYFELPKIHAENLILQVKQKIMSLVANLEVSNCVIYFNKFKNAMTQIMTRQQVLPVEKYHDDSKIENDHYEYEGKNLISNLINLYVSSQINYALLQSRASEEGARMTAMENATNNANDLISKLVLKLNRSRQAIITTELIEIIAGSEAV, encoded by the coding sequence ATGTCACATTTAAAGCAATTAAGAACTAGAATTAAAAGCGTTAAATCTACACAAAAGATTACTAAAGCAATGCAATTAGTATCAGCTTCTAAAATGGCGAAAATAAAAAGTCAAATAGCCAAGTCAAATTTTTATATTGAGGCTATTAGTAAAATGATGTCCGATATAGTATCAATTGATATGTATGAGCTCTCTATAGAAGAGCAGAAATTCTTTAATACTATACCGAATAAAGCAACTTTATTGATAGTGATGACATCACAGCGTGGTTTATGTGGAACGTTTAATTACAGTATAATTAAGCAAGTTAAGTATGATATTAAAGAGTTAGAAAATAAAGGTGAACAAATAAAGCTTATCATTATAGGAAAAAAAGGTTACGAAGCACTAAAAATGCAATATGCAAGTTATATTGATAGTTATTTTGAGTTACCAAAAATTCATGCTGAAAATCTGATCCTGCAAGTAAAACAAAAAATTATGTCGCTAGTCGCAAATCTAGAAGTTAGTAATTGTGTTATATATTTTAATAAATTCAAGAACGCAATGACTCAAATTATGACTAGACAACAGGTTTTACCGGTAGAAAAATATCATGATGATTCTAAAATAGAGAATGACCATTATGAGTATGAGGGGAAAAATCTAATTTCTAATCTAATTAATTTATATGTGAGTTCCCAAATAAATTATGCTTTACTACAAAGTAGAGCAAGTGAAGAGGGAGCTAGAATGACCGCTATGGAAAATGCAACAAATAATGCTAATGATTTAATAAGTAAATTAGTTTTAAAGTTGAATAGATCAAGACAGGCTATTATTACTACGGAGTTGATAGAGATTATAGCCGGCTCTGAGGCGGTGTAG